TTTATTTAGCCTTTCTTGTCCCCCATGTTTCGTTGGATCGAATTCCGTCTTTGCCTGCAGTCAGTTCTATTTCTTGGAGTTCGGTTTTTCTTTCAATACCGTTTGCGATTTGGTTTTTCCTGGCGGTAGAAGGAGTGGCTTTGGCTGCAGAAGAAGTTCGTAATCCTGCACGAGACATTCCCATTGGATACACCGCCGGCATTTTTACTTTACTTTGTTTGGCGGGACTCATTTTTGTTTTTACTGCATCGGTTGTTGATATCAAAGAAATAGCCGAGTTGGATTATCCATTATCTTATGTATTGCAAAAGTTATATGGTGTTGATTTGGTTTGGCCTTTCGTATTTACATTCATTGGTTTGTTTGGTCTTGTTGCATCACTATTTGGGATCATTCTTGGAAACTCGCGATTGATTTATGCTATGGCAAAAGACGGATATTTACCAACCTATCTTTCTAAATTAAGTTCAGGTTCTTTGGTTCCGCAAAATGCCGTTCTTAGTGGTGGATTATTAGGTATTTTTTGTATGTGTTTTTTAGATACAGCCGAACTTATCACCATATCTGCATTAGGTGCATGTGGAATGTATTTACTCTGTCTTGTTTCGTATTTTATTTTGCGAAAAAAAGAACCACAAATGCCCAGGCCCTACAAAGCTCCATTGTATCCGGTGTTTCCTTTTGTGGCTCTGGTTCTAGGGATTGTGGCTTGTGGTTCCGTTTGTTTTTCTGAACCCTATTTG
This genomic interval from Leptospira perdikensis contains the following:
- the eat gene encoding ethanolamine permease; protein product: MKEDQKMHKVLHSVHLWGIAVGLVISGDYFGWNFGWSKASFWEFSLAVGWIATFYVLFALCFTELAASIPQSGGPSAYAKRALGDLFGLVTGYLVLVEFLLAPPAIASALGGYIHFLFPVIPAFGAGIVMFCLLLLINLTGIKQTARFELLVTLVAVFGLLFYLAFLVPHVSLDRIPSLPAVSSISWSSVFLSIPFAIWFFLAVEGVALAAEEVRNPARDIPIGYTAGIFTLLCLAGLIFVFTASVVDIKEIAELDYPLSYVLQKLYGVDLVWPFVFTFIGLFGLVASLFGIILGNSRLIYAMAKDGYLPTYLSKLSSGSLVPQNAVLSGGLLGIFCMCFLDTAELITISALGACGMYLLCLVSYFILRKKEPQMPRPYKAPLYPVFPFVALVLGIVACGSVCFSEPYLALGVLGFGILLAIGYRFQSKR